The following proteins come from a genomic window of Sardina pilchardus chromosome 13, fSarPil1.1, whole genome shotgun sequence:
- the LOC134100150 gene encoding P2Y purinoceptor 13-like, whose amino-acid sequence MQLMTFFSFLQKFCQSESLLGTCRHHTGIAVMALSSDCGIDLDAVNLAFKCLYFILFVPALVLNVMAAWISWNLNTKSSFVVYLKNLVAADLLMTFIIPLRAADRLRGSDPALRAFNCQFGSVLFYLCMYVSIVLMGVISLDRFFKIVQPSGKLLGQSAFFGKVVSAVVWVALLSTTTIPTMALTNEDPNRNSSNRNKTAEMCMAMKSQVGKDYHSAVISFCNGIFFVVLVITGLCYTGIAKRVIESHRNSGSANKEGKRKIKARVFVVLAVFLVCFAPYHITRIPYVQSQVVNRINCNWAVLKAAKIMTLWLATTNVCLDPLIYFLLCKAFRKKLLEVKILGQWFSTTAHINSEETSL is encoded by the exons ATGCAGCTTAtgacctttttttcttttttgcagaaGTTCTGCCAGTCTGAAAGTCTGCTTGGGACATGCAGACATCACACG GGCATTGCAGTCATGGCTTTATCTTCAGACTGTGGGATCGACCTTGACGCCGTCAACCTTGCATTCAAATGCCTCTATTTCATCTTGTTTGTGCCGGCCCTTGTGCTGAACGTCATGGCAGCCTGGATATCTTGGAATCTGAACACCAAGTCGTCGTTTGTCGTGTACCTGAAGAACCTTGTGGCGGCCGACCTTCTGATGACCTTCATCATCCCGCTGAGGGCCGCCGACCGGCTGCGTGGGTCGGATCCGGCGCTGCGAGCCTTCAACTGCCAGTTCGGCAGCGTGCTCTTCTACCTCTGCATGTACGTCAGCATCGTGCTGATGGGCGTCATCAGCCTCGACCGCTTCTTCAAGATCGTGCAGCCCAGCGGGAAACTGCTCGGCCAAAGCGCCTTCTTTGGCAAAGTTGTCTCCGCAGTCGTGTGGGTCGCCCTgctcagcaccaccaccattcCAACCATGGCGCTCACCAATGAGGACCCTAACAGGAACAGCTCTAACAGAAACAAAACCGCGGAGATGTGCATGGCCATGAAGAGTCAAGTGGGGAAGGACTACCACTCTGCAGTTATATCATTCTGCAACGGCATCTTCTTCGTCGTGTTAGTCATCACTGGACTCTGCTACACGGGCATCGCAAAGAGGGTCATCGAGTCGCACCGAAACTCCGGGAGCGCAAACAAGGAGGGGAAGCGAAAGATCAAAGCTCGAGTGTTTGTCGTCCTGGCGGTGTTCCTGGTCTGCTTCGCGCCCTACCACATCACACGCATCCCTTACGTCCAGAGTCAGGTGGTCAACAGGATTAACTGCAACTGGGCCGTGCTGAAGGCCGCTAAAATTATGACCCTTTGGCTCGCCACAACCAACGTCTGTCTGGACCCTCTCATCTACTTTTTGCTCTGCAAAGCCTTCCGGAAGAAATTGTTGGAAGTCAAGATTCTTGGGCAGTGGTTTTCCACTACGGCCCATATCAACAGTGAGGAGACTTCTCTTTGA
- the LOC134099932 gene encoding P2Y purinoceptor 13-like: MAAWISWNLKSKSSFVVYLKNLVAADLLVTFIIPLMAANWLPGSPQGLHVFNCQFGNVFFYLCMYVSVVLMGVISLDRFFKIVQPGGKLLGQTAVFGKVVSAVVWVAMLGIITIPTMILTNEKPNRNQSTNDTAGLCMAMKNDLGKQYHRGVSIFCNWIFFVVLVVTGLCYTCIAKRVIESYRNSGSKNLKGKRKIKARVFVVLAVFLVCFGPYHITRILYVQKQMENKLSCHWALLKVAKSVTLWLATTNVCLDPLIYILLCKAFREKLYEFKIFGRCSSTSTQENTEDTYL; the protein is encoded by the coding sequence ATGGCAGCCTGGATCTCCTGGAATCTGAAGTCCAAATCGTCGTTTGTCGTGTACCTGAAGAACCTTGTGGCGGCCGACCTTCTGGTGACCTTTATCATCCCGCTGATGGCCGCTAACTGGCTTCCTGGGTCGCCACAAGGACTACATGTATTTAACTGCCAGTTTGGCAATGTGTTTTTCTATCTCTGCATGTATGTCAGTGTCGTCCTGATGGGCGTCATCAGCCTCGACCGCTTCTTCAAGATCGTACAGCCCGGTGGGAAACTGCTCGGCCAAACTGCCGTCTTTGGCAAAGTGGTCTCTGCAGTCGTGTGGGTTGCGATGCTCGGCATAATCACCATTCCAACCATGATACTCACCAATGAGAAGCCCAACAGAAACCAATCAACCAATGACACTGCAGGTCTGTGCATGGCCATGAAGAATGACCTGGGGAAGCAGTACCACCGTGGGGTTAGCATTTTCTGCAACTGGATATTCTTTGTCGTGTTAGTCGTCACCGGACTCTGCTACACGTGCATCGCAAAGAGGGTCATTGAGTCGTACAGAAACTCTGGGAGCAAGAATCTCAAGGGGAAACGAAAGATCAAAGCTCGAGTGTTTGTGGTCCTGGCGGTGTTCCTGGTCTGCTTCGGCCCTTACCACATCACACGCATCCTCTATGTGCAGAAGCAGATGGAGAATAAGCTCAGCTGCCACTGGGCGTTACTGAAGGTGGCTAAAAGCGTCACGCTGTGGCTCGCCACCACCAACGTCTGTCTGGACCCCCTCATCTACATACTGCTGTGCAAAGCCTTTCGGGAGAAACTGTACGAGTTCAAGATATTTGGACGCTGTAGTTCCACTTCAACCCAGGAGAATACAGAAGACACATATCTTTGA
- the LOC134099249 gene encoding P2Y purinoceptor 13-like — protein MASPSPLQDCGLDLQTVKLVITCLYFVLFIPALLLNVTAAWISWKLKPKSAFVVYLKSLVAADLLMTLIIPLKAGSEMPGAPQGLRAFACQFISVLFYLCMYMSMILMGLISLDRFFKIVQPCGRRFGHHPLLGKVVVIIMWTLYLSVNTIPTMVLTSGKPKNNTAELCMAMKSDLGKKYHHVLVIENIGIFFVILVVIGFCYTCIAKKVIESYRNSGSTNEAGKRKIKARVFIVLAVFLVCFAPYHITRFPYVHRQVENKINCHWASLKVAKSITLWLSSTNVCLDPVIYILLCKAFREKLYELWIFGRWTRAAQENTEDASV, from the coding sequence ATGGCGTCCCCTTCTCCACTCCAGGACTGTGGGCTGGATCTGCAGACGGTCAAACTGGTGATCACATGCCTCTACTTTGTGTTGTTCATCCCCGCTCTCCTGCTGAATGTCACGGCTGCTTGGATCTCCTGGAAGCTGAAGCCCAAATCTGCGTTTGTCGTCTACCTGAAGAGCCTCGTGGCGGCTGACCTTCTGATGACCTTGATCATCCCGCTGAAGGCCGGTAGCGAGATGCCCGGGGCCCCTCAAGGCCTGCGAGCCTTTGCCTGCCAGTTCATCAGCGTGTTGTTCTACCTCTGCATGTACATGAGCATGATACTGATGGGGCTCATCAGCCTCGACCGCTTCTTCAAGATCGTGCAGCCGTGCGGGAGAAGGTTCGGCCACCATCCCCTGTTGGGCAAGGTGGTGGTCATCATTATGTGGACTCTCTATCTCAGTGTGAACACCATACCCACTATGGTCCTCACAAGCGGAAAGCCCAAAAACAACACTGCAGAGCTGTGCATGGCCATGAAGAGTGACCTGGGGAAGAAATACCATCATGTCCTAGTTATTGAAAACATTGGGATTTTTTTCGTCATATTGGTCGTTATTGGATTCTGCTACACATGCATCGCAAAAAAGGTCATCGAGTCGTACCGAAACTCTGGGAGCACAAACGAGGCGGGGAAACGAAAGATCAAAGCTCGAGTGTTTATCGTCCTGGCGGTGTTCCTGGTCTGCTTCGCCCCTTACCACATCACACGTTTCCCTTACGTCCACCGACAGGTGGAGAACAAGATTAACTGCCACTGGGCTTCACTGAAGGTGGCTAAGAGCATAACTCTGTGGCTCTCCTCGACTAACGTCTGCCTGGACCCCGTTATCTACATATTACTCTGCAAAGCGTTTCGTGAGAAGTTGTATGAGCTCTGGATATTTGGGCGCTGGACCAGAGCAGCCCAGGAGAACACCGAGGACGCTTCAGTCTGA